The proteins below come from a single Columba livia isolate bColLiv1 breed racing homer chromosome 28, bColLiv1.pat.W.v2, whole genome shotgun sequence genomic window:
- the LOC106146042 gene encoding feather keratin B-4, translating to MFCMQDELVGKHMTCTKGGSGPGALWSCIKACRTACCLIHFSCLLLGEQVNLHPAAMSCYDLCRPCGPTPLANSCNEPCVRQCQDSRVIIEPSPVVVTLPGPILSSFPQNTAVGSSTSAAVGSILSEQGVPINSGGFSLSGLGGRSYSRRYLPC from the exons ATGTTTTGCATGCAAGATGAGCTTGTTGGTAAACACATGACATGTACAAAGGGTGGCTCTGGGCCTGGGGCACTGTGGAGCTGTATAAAAGCCTGTCGAACTGCATGCTGCCTCATTCACTTCTCTTGCCTTCTCCTTGGTGAACAG GTGAACCTCCATCCCGCAGCCATGTCCTGCTATGACCTGTGCCGTCCCTGTGGCCCAACCCctctggccaacagctgcaacgagccctgtgtcaggcagtgccaggactcccggGTGATCATTGAACCATCTcctgtggtggtgaccctgcccggacccatcctcagctccttcccccagAACACCGCTGTGGGAtcctccacctctgctgctgttggcagcatcctGAGTGAGCAGGGAGTGCCCATCAACTCCGGGGGCTTCAGCCTCTCTGGCCTTGGTGGCCGTTCCTACAGCAGAAGGTACCTGCCCTGCTAA